A region from the Hypericibacter adhaerens genome encodes:
- the ggt gene encoding gamma-glutamyltransferase → MGLAACNGPLAPCSTGKIETAGSEVAAPEAATGRQSSPAVLAKRHLIVAANPLAAEAGREILRQGGSAVDAAIAAALVLNLVEPQSSGLGGGGFMLAYDAKRKTVQAFEGRETAPAAAKPDRFLGPDGKPLGFEDAQASGLSVGVPGILALYEQAHQQLGKLPWSTLFQPAIKLAESGFAMSPRLVQLLADDTYLPQSPTAARYFYQPDGKPKPVGTLLRNPEFAETLKTIAAEGPDAFYRGPIAADIAATVSQAWRHPVPMTMADLAAYRAHATGALCRPYRDWQVCSVPPPSSGGVALLQILTMLEPHEMGAPGTGDLPSLHLVTQAEKLAYADRAAYLGDPDFVKVPTEGLLNRTYLAERARQIETSCSMGKALPGTPPSAQAYALPTAQYDPAGTTQLSIVDDEGNAVSLTQTIESAFGSKLMVRGFLLNNELTDFAATPESDGKPVANRVEPGKRPRSSITPVMVLDREGRLVLVTGSPGGSAIIGYVTKAVIAMLDGGLDPASAAALPNFVNRNGATELEAGTELSTIAPDLAKLGHDVRFTDMTSGLNSIRLTPDGLLGGGDPRRESAVLGD, encoded by the coding sequence ATGGGGCTGGCGGCCTGCAACGGGCCGCTGGCGCCCTGCTCGACCGGCAAAATCGAGACCGCCGGCAGCGAGGTTGCAGCGCCGGAAGCCGCCACCGGCCGGCAATCGAGCCCGGCCGTCCTGGCGAAGCGTCACCTCATCGTCGCCGCCAATCCGCTGGCGGCCGAAGCCGGGCGCGAGATTCTTCGCCAGGGCGGCAGCGCCGTCGACGCGGCCATCGCCGCCGCGCTCGTGCTCAACCTGGTCGAGCCGCAATCCTCGGGATTGGGCGGCGGCGGCTTCATGCTCGCCTATGACGCGAAGCGGAAGACCGTCCAGGCCTTCGAAGGCCGCGAGACGGCGCCGGCCGCGGCCAAGCCCGATCGTTTCCTCGGGCCCGACGGCAAGCCGCTCGGGTTCGAGGATGCGCAGGCGAGCGGACTCTCGGTCGGCGTGCCCGGCATTCTCGCCCTGTACGAGCAGGCGCATCAGCAGCTCGGCAAGCTGCCCTGGTCCACTCTGTTCCAGCCCGCGATCAAGCTCGCCGAAAGCGGCTTCGCGATGTCGCCGCGCCTGGTGCAGCTCCTGGCGGACGATACCTATCTGCCGCAATCGCCCACGGCCGCGCGCTATTTCTATCAGCCCGACGGCAAGCCCAAGCCCGTCGGCACGCTGCTGCGCAATCCCGAATTCGCCGAGACGCTGAAGACGATCGCGGCCGAAGGTCCGGACGCGTTCTATCGCGGCCCCATCGCCGCCGACATCGCCGCCACGGTCAGCCAGGCCTGGCGTCATCCCGTGCCCATGACGATGGCGGATCTCGCCGCCTATCGCGCCCATGCGACCGGGGCGCTCTGCCGGCCCTATCGCGACTGGCAGGTCTGCAGCGTGCCGCCGCCCAGCTCCGGCGGGGTGGCGCTGCTGCAGATCCTCACCATGCTCGAACCGCATGAGATGGGCGCGCCGGGAACGGGCGATCTCCCAAGCCTGCATCTCGTGACCCAGGCCGAAAAGCTCGCCTATGCCGATCGCGCGGCCTATCTGGGCGATCCCGATTTCGTGAAGGTGCCGACCGAGGGCTTGCTCAACCGCACCTATCTCGCCGAGCGCGCGCGGCAGATCGAGACCAGCTGCAGCATGGGCAAGGCCCTGCCCGGCACGCCGCCCTCGGCGCAGGCCTACGCGCTGCCGACGGCGCAGTACGATCCCGCCGGCACCACCCAGCTCAGCATCGTCGACGACGAGGGCAATGCCGTCAGCCTCACCCAGACGATCGAGAGCGCTTTCGGCTCCAAGCTCATGGTGCGCGGCTTCCTGCTCAACAACGAGCTCACCGATTTCGCCGCGACGCCGGAGAGCGACGGCAAGCCCGTGGCCAACCGGGTCGAGCCCGGCAAGCGCCCGCGCAGCTCGATCACGCCGGTGATGGTGCTCGACCGCGAGGGCCGGCTCGTTCTCGTCACCGGCTCACCCGGCGGCAGCGCCATCATCGGCTATGTGACGAAGGCCGTGATCGCGATGCTCGATGGCGGGCTCGATCCGGCCTCGGCCGCGGCCCTGCCCAACTTCGTCAACCGCAACGGCGCCACCGAGCTCGAGGCCGGGACGGAATTGAGCACCATCGCGCCCGATCTCGCGAAGCTCGGCCATGACGTGCGCTTCACCGACATGACCAGCGGCCTCAACTCGATCCGCCTTACTCCCGACGGCCTCCTCGGCGGCGGCGACCCGCGGCGGGAGAGCGCGGTGCTGGGGGATTAG
- the gpt gene encoding xanthine phosphoribosyltransferase produces MTIPPDKSFPVTWEELHRNAKALAWRLSEMGPFKGIAAVTRGGLVPAAIVARELDIRLIDTVCIVSYDEFSQGQLKVLKGVPSDGEGWLIVDDLVDTGRTARAVREMLPKAHFATIYAKPAGKPLVDTYVTEVSQDTWILFPWDIEPQFIQPIAKRRNG; encoded by the coding sequence ATGACAATACCGCCGGACAAGAGCTTCCCCGTCACCTGGGAGGAGCTGCACCGCAACGCCAAGGCGCTCGCCTGGCGCCTTTCGGAAATGGGCCCCTTCAAGGGCATCGCCGCCGTCACTCGCGGCGGACTGGTGCCGGCCGCCATCGTGGCGCGCGAGCTCGATATCCGGCTCATCGATACCGTCTGCATCGTCAGCTATGACGAGTTCAGCCAGGGCCAGCTCAAGGTGCTGAAGGGCGTGCCCAGCGACGGCGAAGGCTGGCTCATTGTGGACGATCTGGTCGATACCGGCCGCACCGCGCGGGCGGTGCGCGAGATGCTGCCCAAGGCGCATTTCGCAACCATCTATGCCAAGCCCGCCGGCAAGCCCTTGGTCGACACCTACGTCACCGAGGTCAGCCAGGACACCTGGATCCTGTTCCCCTGGGACATCGAGCCCCAATTCATCCAGCCGATCGCCAAGCGGCGAAACGGGTGA
- a CDS encoding DUF4864 domain-containing protein — protein sequence MRARFLAALAALALGGLFSVPALAGDSALAPADATAIRQVIEDQIDAFRHDDGVTAFGFASPAIQQKFQNPNNFMAMVRSGYPQVYRPRTVEFEELSVEEMGPAQNVLVVGPDGIPVLMIYLMQKQPDGSWRINGVYMTRMPDLSA from the coding sequence ATGCGGGCTCGCTTCCTCGCGGCACTGGCTGCCCTGGCGCTGGGCGGCCTCTTCTCGGTGCCGGCCCTGGCCGGCGACAGCGCCCTGGCACCGGCCGATGCCACCGCCATCCGACAGGTGATCGAGGACCAGATCGACGCCTTCCGCCATGACGATGGCGTGACGGCCTTCGGCTTCGCCTCGCCGGCGATCCAGCAGAAGTTCCAGAACCCCAACAACTTCATGGCCATGGTCCGCAGCGGCTACCCCCAGGTCTACCGGCCGCGCACGGTCGAGTTCGAGGAGCTGTCGGTCGAGGAGATGGGGCCGGCCCAGAACGTCCTGGTGGTGGGTCCCGACGGCATCCCCGTCCTGATGATCTATCTGATGCAGAAGCAGCCCGACGGCTCCTGGCGAATCAACGGCGTCTATATGACCCGGATGCCCGATCTCAGCGCCTGA
- a CDS encoding CbtA family protein, which produces MELFRKLIFVAALAGLIAGVFVTVVHQFATVPVILKAEVYEKAADEAAAANTATAATTDSSAATSDSMENMPGMSHDEHEHGAAEWEPADGFERNAFTVLADLLTGIGFSLLLVSAFALRGGEMNWRKGLFWGLAGFAAFTLAPGLGLPPEVPGTQAAPLLARQIWWVFTVAAACGGLACLFLGRTALWCVAGLALLVIPHIIGAPQLDHAESAAPESIAHEFIVAVVITSLVFWAALGTLSGYFYQRFVKPA; this is translated from the coding sequence ATGGAATTGTTTCGCAAGCTGATTTTCGTTGCCGCCCTCGCGGGGCTGATTGCCGGCGTCTTCGTGACGGTGGTGCATCAGTTCGCCACGGTGCCGGTGATCCTGAAGGCCGAGGTCTATGAGAAGGCGGCCGACGAAGCCGCCGCCGCGAACACCGCGACGGCAGCGACGACCGACTCTTCGGCTGCTACGTCCGACAGCATGGAAAACATGCCCGGCATGAGCCATGACGAGCATGAGCATGGCGCGGCGGAGTGGGAGCCGGCCGACGGCTTCGAGCGCAACGCCTTCACCGTGCTGGCCGATCTCCTGACCGGCATCGGCTTCTCGCTGCTGCTGGTCTCGGCCTTCGCGCTGCGCGGGGGCGAGATGAACTGGCGAAAGGGCCTGTTCTGGGGACTGGCCGGCTTCGCCGCCTTCACCCTGGCGCCGGGCCTGGGCCTGCCGCCCGAGGTGCCCGGCACGCAGGCGGCGCCCCTGCTCGCTCGCCAGATATGGTGGGTCTTCACCGTCGCCGCGGCCTGTGGCGGGCTCGCCTGCCTGTTCCTCGGCCGCACGGCGCTCTGGTGCGTGGCGGGCCTGGCCTTGCTGGTGATCCCGCATATCATCGGCGCACCGCAGCTCGACCATGCCGAAAGTGCCGCTCCGGAATCGATCGCGCACGAGTTCATCGTCGCGGTCGTGATCACCAGCCTGGTGTTCTGGGCGGCGCTGGGCACGCTCTCGGGCTATTTCTACCAGCGCTTCGTCAAGCCGGCCTGA
- a CDS encoding CbtB domain-containing protein: MSTNRHQTAAHDTTTSSVASRALPVAMAALLGVFLIFGVGFSHVSAFHNAAHDVRHSNAFPCH; the protein is encoded by the coding sequence ATGAGCACCAACCGTCACCAGACCGCCGCCCATGACACCACGACGAGCTCCGTCGCCAGCCGTGCGCTTCCCGTCGCCATGGCCGCCCTGCTCGGCGTCTTCCTGATCTTCGGCGTCGGCTTCTCGCATGTCAGCGCGTTCCACAACGCCGCCCATGACGTGCGCCACTCCAACGCCTTCCCCTGCCACTGA
- a CDS encoding DUF1254 domain-containing protein, which yields MKSVAYNALAAGILLATGLTSSVRAETVETHIGPLEIVNGYPTPEATQKIFDESDFQRATQAYLWGLPAVGFHGLHLAQLNIFGAKDGDVVLYVTLKDKTGMLTPNLTTIYAMSFWNLATQGPLVVIVPKGASAGGVLDIWQRPITDVGQTGPDKGQGGKYLILPPTGDAIVNPEFNVLRSPTNQIWFATRGLGSDPVAAEAVVRGYQLYAYDDRQRPPQTKFIPVGGKDWTSEQPRDLRYWQWLHDVLEPEEPEERDRFFYGMLLPLGIEHGKPFAPDERQKKILTEAAVLGDMLGRATAYAKRVEGNEVWDGKHWEYANMVELDQTFRGYGQIDERGSWYYEAIGNTVGMQGRTLGFGQVYLEAQKDKDGAWLDGGKSYHLRVPADAPVEQFWSFTLYDNMTRGPLITPQGAADISSRKEGLAVNPDGTVDLYFGPNPPPGANANFVQTVPGKGWFTYFRLYGPKQAYFDKSWQLGDIEEMP from the coding sequence ATGAAGTCCGTCGCGTACAACGCGCTCGCCGCCGGCATCCTCCTCGCAACGGGTCTTACCAGTTCCGTGAGAGCGGAAACGGTCGAAACGCATATCGGGCCGCTCGAGATCGTCAACGGCTACCCGACGCCCGAAGCGACGCAGAAGATCTTCGACGAGAGCGATTTCCAGCGCGCCACCCAGGCCTATCTCTGGGGGCTGCCCGCGGTCGGATTCCACGGTCTGCATCTTGCCCAGCTGAACATCTTCGGGGCCAAGGACGGCGATGTCGTGCTTTACGTGACGCTGAAGGACAAGACCGGGATGCTCACGCCCAACCTGACCACGATCTATGCGATGAGCTTCTGGAACCTGGCGACGCAGGGGCCCCTGGTCGTCATCGTGCCGAAAGGCGCCTCGGCCGGCGGCGTGCTGGATATCTGGCAGCGGCCGATCACCGATGTCGGCCAGACCGGACCGGACAAGGGGCAAGGCGGCAAATACCTGATCCTTCCACCCACGGGGGACGCCATCGTCAATCCGGAGTTCAACGTCCTGCGCTCGCCCACCAACCAGATCTGGTTTGCGACCCGCGGCCTCGGGTCCGACCCCGTGGCGGCGGAGGCCGTCGTTCGCGGCTATCAGCTCTACGCCTATGACGATCGGCAGCGACCGCCGCAGACGAAATTCATCCCCGTCGGCGGCAAGGACTGGACGTCGGAGCAGCCCCGCGACCTGCGCTACTGGCAATGGCTCCATGACGTGCTGGAACCCGAAGAACCCGAGGAGCGGGACCGTTTCTTCTACGGCATGCTGCTACCGCTCGGCATCGAGCATGGAAAGCCGTTCGCTCCCGACGAGCGCCAAAAGAAGATACTCACCGAAGCGGCCGTCCTCGGCGACATGCTCGGCCGCGCCACGGCCTATGCGAAGCGGGTCGAGGGCAACGAGGTCTGGGACGGCAAGCACTGGGAATATGCCAACATGGTCGAGCTCGATCAGACCTTCAGGGGCTATGGTCAGATCGACGAGCGCGGCTCCTGGTACTACGAGGCGATCGGCAACACCGTCGGCATGCAAGGCCGCACGCTTGGTTTCGGCCAAGTCTATCTGGAAGCGCAGAAGGACAAGGACGGCGCTTGGCTCGATGGTGGCAAGAGCTATCATCTGCGCGTGCCGGCCGATGCGCCGGTCGAGCAGTTCTGGTCCTTCACGCTTTACGACAACATGACGCGCGGCCCCTTGATCACCCCGCAAGGTGCGGCCGACATCTCGTCGCGAAAGGAAGGGCTGGCCGTCAACCCGGACGGAACGGTCGATCTCTATTTCGGTCCGAACCCGCCGCCCGGCGCCAATGCCAATTTCGTGCAAACGGTGCCGGGAAAGGGGTGGTTCACTTATTTCCGTCTCTACGGCCCGAAACAGGCTTACTTCGACAAGTCCTGGCAGCTGGGCGATATCGAAGAGATGCCCTAG
- the panC gene encoding pantoate--beta-alanine ligase, giving the protein MAAPAQPSTAGETPVLRTVAELRAQVAQWRGAGETVGLVPTMGALHEGHLTLVRRAKAECRRAVATLFVNPTQFAPTEDFDAYPRDEAKDRALLATAGCDLLFAPSVEAVYPPGFSTVVEVKGLTRHLDGPFRPGHFAGVATVVSKLLLMAAPTHAYFGEKDFQQLQVIRRLAGDLDIPVRIVGVPTVREADKLALSSRNRYMTPAQREIAARLPPLMQALVTRLEGGANVEAVLNEARGQFPGLGFDRLDYLELADEATLTPSPHPAGPARLFVAVWLGRTRLIDNWPVRLPQK; this is encoded by the coding sequence ATGGCGGCCCCGGCTCAACCCTCGACGGCAGGCGAGACACCCGTGCTGCGCACGGTGGCGGAGCTGCGCGCGCAGGTCGCCCAGTGGCGCGGCGCCGGCGAGACGGTCGGGCTGGTGCCGACCATGGGCGCGCTCCATGAAGGCCATCTGACGCTGGTGCGCCGGGCCAAGGCGGAGTGCCGCCGCGCGGTGGCGACGCTCTTCGTCAACCCGACCCAGTTCGCGCCGACCGAGGATTTCGACGCCTATCCCCGCGACGAGGCGAAGGACCGCGCGCTCCTGGCCACGGCCGGCTGCGATCTGCTCTTCGCGCCCTCGGTCGAGGCCGTCTATCCGCCGGGCTTCTCGACGGTGGTCGAGGTGAAGGGCCTGACGCGCCATCTCGACGGACCCTTCCGGCCCGGCCATTTCGCCGGCGTCGCGACCGTGGTCTCGAAGCTGTTGCTGATGGCGGCGCCGACCCACGCCTATTTCGGCGAGAAGGATTTCCAGCAGCTCCAGGTGATCCGCCGTCTGGCGGGCGATCTCGACATTCCCGTCCGGATCGTGGGCGTGCCGACGGTTCGGGAAGCGGACAAGCTGGCCCTCTCGTCGCGCAACCGCTACATGACGCCCGCCCAGCGCGAGATCGCGGCCCGGCTGCCGCCGCTGATGCAGGCCCTGGTGACAAGGCTCGAAGGCGGCGCCAATGTCGAGGCGGTGCTGAATGAGGCGCGCGGGCAGTTCCCGGGGCTGGGCTTCGACCGGCTCGACTATCTCGAGCTGGCGGACGAGGCGACGCTGACGCCCTCGCCGCATCCGGCGGGGCCGGCCCGGCTCTTCGTCGCCGTCTGGCTCGGCCGCACCCGCCTCATCGACAACTGGCCGGTGCGGCTGCCTCAAAAGTGA
- a CDS encoding class I SAM-dependent rRNA methyltransferase: protein MSATPTTDRPTVQLRKGAQRRALAGHPWIYSNEIEMAPAVKALPPGSVVRIKAEDGRALGTAIFNPHSLIAGRLLDPDPELALDALFFARRLEHALALRERLYDKPFYRLVHAEADGLPGVVLDRFDGHLVLQTNSAGMERLLDPLVEAIDTVLKPQSLLLRNDSPTRKLEGLETYVRPIAGALEGPLALEENGVRLLADPREGQKTGWFFDQRENRARVASLAKGLRVLDVYSYCGGFALTAAAAGAEEVTAVDRSEAALALAEQAAALNGLGSRCRFRRADAFTELETLAAAHQDFDIVVADPPAFVKSKKDLGQGSRAYRKLARLSAACVRPGGFLFIASCSHNMEAAAFAEEVRRGIHDLARTARILASTGAAPDHPVHPALPETAYLKGLLLQID from the coding sequence ATGAGCGCCACCCCAACCACCGACCGCCCCACCGTCCAGCTCCGCAAGGGCGCGCAGCGGCGTGCGCTGGCGGGTCATCCCTGGATCTATTCGAACGAGATCGAGATGGCGCCGGCAGTGAAGGCGCTGCCGCCGGGGAGCGTGGTACGGATCAAGGCCGAGGATGGGCGCGCGCTGGGCACGGCGATCTTCAACCCGCACAGCCTGATCGCGGGCCGGCTGCTCGATCCGGACCCGGAGCTCGCCCTCGACGCCCTCTTCTTCGCGCGCCGGCTGGAGCATGCGCTGGCCCTGCGCGAGCGGCTCTACGACAAGCCGTTCTATCGCCTCGTCCATGCCGAGGCGGACGGGCTGCCGGGCGTGGTGCTCGACCGTTTCGACGGCCATCTGGTACTGCAGACCAACAGCGCCGGCATGGAGCGGCTGCTCGATCCGCTGGTCGAGGCCATCGACACCGTGCTGAAACCGCAATCGCTGCTGCTGCGCAACGACAGCCCGACCCGCAAGCTCGAAGGTCTCGAGACCTATGTGCGGCCGATCGCGGGCGCGCTGGAGGGTCCGCTCGCGCTCGAGGAGAACGGCGTGCGTCTCCTGGCCGATCCGCGCGAAGGACAGAAGACCGGCTGGTTCTTCGATCAGCGCGAGAACCGCGCGCGCGTCGCGTCACTGGCCAAGGGGCTGCGCGTGCTCGACGTCTACAGCTATTGCGGCGGCTTCGCGCTGACCGCGGCGGCGGCCGGGGCCGAGGAGGTGACCGCGGTCGACCGCTCGGAGGCGGCGCTGGCGCTGGCCGAACAGGCGGCGGCCCTGAACGGGCTTGGGTCTCGCTGCCGTTTCCGCCGCGCCGATGCCTTCACCGAGCTCGAGACCCTGGCCGCGGCGCATCAGGATTTCGACATCGTGGTGGCCGACCCGCCGGCTTTCGTCAAATCGAAGAAGGATCTGGGCCAGGGCTCGCGCGCCTACCGCAAGCTGGCACGGCTTTCCGCCGCCTGCGTTCGTCCCGGCGGATTCCTCTTCATCGCCTCCTGCTCGCACAACATGGAGGCCGCGGCCTTCGCCGAGGAGGTGCGCCGCGGCATCCACGATCTGGCGCGGACGGCGCGCATCCTGGCCTCGACCGGGGCCGCACCCGACCACCCGGTCCATCCGGCCCTGCCGGAGACCGCCTATCTCAAAGGGCTGTTGCTGCAGATCGACTGA
- a CDS encoding potassium channel family protein yields the protein MFIGMAVSSLLVLVCILIHYEVLRVVSSLLPGPDWMGLRGRMGLVVLACFAAHTVEVWVFAGGYYFLADHFALSGVAGEKEIDFPDLVYFSVVTYSTIGFGDLYPVGGARLLAGVEAVVGLLMIGWSASFTYLVMERFWPLHRVRPRSRVADEELPAPRRLWHRLPE from the coding sequence ATGTTCATCGGCATGGCCGTGAGCAGCCTGCTCGTTCTGGTTTGCATCCTGATTCATTACGAGGTTTTGCGGGTCGTGTCCTCGCTGTTGCCAGGCCCCGACTGGATGGGCCTGCGCGGCCGCATGGGACTCGTGGTGCTGGCCTGCTTCGCCGCCCATACGGTGGAGGTCTGGGTCTTCGCCGGCGGCTACTACTTCCTCGCCGATCATTTCGCGCTGAGCGGCGTCGCCGGCGAGAAGGAGATCGATTTTCCGGACCTGGTCTATTTCTCGGTGGTGACCTACAGCACCATCGGCTTCGGCGATCTCTATCCGGTCGGGGGCGCGCGTCTTCTGGCCGGCGTCGAAGCGGTGGTGGGCCTGCTGATGATCGGCTGGTCGGCTTCCTTCACCTATCTGGTGATGGAGCGGTTCTGGCCCCTGCATCGGGTCCGGCCGCGGTCGAGGGTGGCCGACGAAGAGCTGCCGGCTCCCCGGCGCCTCTGGCACCGCCTGCCGGAGTGA
- the panB gene encoding 3-methyl-2-oxobutanoate hydroxymethyltransferase: MSTVRRIGRVSTPEIKARKGGDPIVCLTAYTAPMARRLDSHVDLLLVGDSLGVVLYGFDNTLPVTLEMMIAHGAAVRRGSERACLVVDLPFGSYQESPAVAYRAAARLMAETGCSGVKLEGGREMAATVAFLVERGIPVMGHVGLTPQSVNALGGYRARGRDPEQRQAIMADAEAIAAAGAFSMVIEGVIEPLARAITERVAVPTIGIGGSPACDGQVLVIDDLIGMFDGFTPKFVKRYAEIGDQVAAAAAAYAADVKARRFPAKEHLYGVES, from the coding sequence ATGAGCACCGTACGGCGGATCGGGCGGGTCTCGACGCCCGAGATCAAGGCACGCAAGGGCGGAGACCCGATCGTCTGTCTCACCGCCTACACCGCGCCCATGGCGCGACGGCTCGATTCCCATGTCGATCTGCTGCTGGTCGGCGATTCCCTGGGCGTGGTGCTCTACGGGTTCGACAACACCTTGCCGGTGACGCTGGAGATGATGATCGCGCACGGCGCCGCGGTGCGCCGCGGCAGCGAGCGCGCCTGCCTCGTGGTCGATCTGCCCTTCGGCAGCTATCAGGAATCGCCCGCGGTCGCCTATCGCGCGGCGGCGCGGCTGATGGCCGAGACCGGCTGCTCGGGCGTCAAGCTCGAGGGCGGGCGCGAGATGGCGGCGACCGTGGCCTTCCTGGTCGAGCGCGGCATCCCGGTGATGGGTCATGTCGGGCTGACGCCGCAATCGGTCAATGCGCTGGGCGGCTATCGCGCGCGCGGGCGCGACCCCGAGCAGCGCCAGGCGATCATGGCGGATGCGGAAGCGATCGCGGCGGCCGGTGCCTTTTCGATGGTGATCGAAGGGGTGATCGAGCCCCTGGCGCGCGCCATCACCGAGCGGGTCGCGGTGCCGACCATCGGCATCGGCGGTTCGCCCGCCTGCGATGGCCAGGTGCTGGTGATCGACGACCTGATCGGCATGTTCGACGGCTTCACGCCGAAATTCGTCAAGCGCTATGCCGAGATCGGCGATCAGGTGGCGGCCGCGGCGGCGGCCTATGCCGCCGACGTCAAGGCGCGGCGCTTTCCCGCCAAGGAACATCTCTACGGCGTCGAAAGCTGA
- a CDS encoding sulfocyanin-like copper-binding protein yields MKSKIRSCLAALALVCTSAVAAGAAAPSSTVRVALLDMTAVAGGGAGVGMMGYGPGMMGPWGAGPGAGGMMGYGPGMMGAWGNGPSGGMMGGGMMGGGMMGHGMMTVRADQDSVPAGTVTLDITNWSRSVVHEVLVVAVDSPTAPLPYDYNSWRVVEDQIKVAGDSGELSPNVSKTLELNLSPGTYLLICNVAGHYAAGMALPLTVTP; encoded by the coding sequence ATGAAATCGAAGATACGCAGTTGCCTGGCAGCGCTGGCCCTCGTTTGCACCTCGGCGGTCGCAGCCGGCGCGGCGGCGCCGTCCAGCACGGTGCGCGTTGCGCTCCTCGACATGACGGCCGTGGCGGGAGGCGGGGCCGGGGTCGGGATGATGGGCTACGGCCCCGGGATGATGGGTCCCTGGGGGGCAGGACCCGGGGCGGGCGGCATGATGGGTTACGGCCCGGGGATGATGGGCGCCTGGGGCAACGGGCCCAGTGGCGGGATGATGGGCGGTGGGATGATGGGTGGCGGGATGATGGGGCACGGCATGATGACGGTTCGCGCCGACCAGGACAGCGTGCCCGCCGGGACGGTGACGCTCGACATCACCAATTGGTCGCGCAGCGTCGTGCACGAGGTCCTGGTTGTCGCCGTGGACAGCCCGACGGCGCCCTTGCCCTATGACTACAACAGCTGGCGCGTGGTCGAGGACCAGATCAAGGTCGCCGGCGACAGCGGCGAGCTCTCGCCGAATGTGAGCAAGACCCTGGAGCTCAACCTGTCCCCCGGCACCTATCTCCTGATCTGCAATGTAGCGGGCCACTACGCCGCCGGCATGGCGCTGCCCTTGACCGTCACGCCCTAG